One Oncorhynchus clarkii lewisi isolate Uvic-CL-2024 chromosome 32, UVic_Ocla_1.0, whole genome shotgun sequence DNA window includes the following coding sequences:
- the LOC139391942 gene encoding octapeptide-repeat protein T2-like has translation MEKGDIKKGQRSGKRQTETETVGGENEKQMSREVWTEEVGEQQTETDKAYKSREVWTEEVGEQQTETETIGGENEKQTIVERYGQRKWESDKQRPRRVGGENEKQTRVERYGQRKWESDKQRPRRVGGENEKQTRVERYGQRKWESDKQRPRRVGGENEKQTRVERYGQRKWESDKQRPRRSVEKMRSRRVERYGQRKWESDKQRPRRVGGENEKQTSREVWTEEVGERQTETEKGQWRE, from the exons ATGGAAAAGGGGGATATCAAGAAAGGACAGAGAAGTGGAAAGCGACAAACAGAGACCGAGACGGTCGGTGGAGAGAATGAGAAGCAGATGAGTAGAGAGGTATGGACAGAGGAAGTGGGAGAGCAACAAACAGAGACCGATAAGG CATACAAGAGTAGAGAGGTATGGACTGAGGAAGTGGGAGAGCAACAAACAGAGACCGAGACGATCGGTGGAGAGAATGAGAAGCAGACAATAGTAGAGAGGTACGGTCAGAGGAAGTGGGAGAGCGACAAACAGAGACCGAGAAGGGTCGGTGGAGAGAATGAGAAGCAGACAAGAGTAGAGAGGTACGGTCAGAGGAAGTGGGAGAGCGACAAACAGAGACCGAGAAGGGTCGGTGGAGAGAATGAGAAGCAGACAAGAGTAGAGAGGTATGGACAGAGGAAGTGGGAGAGCGACAAACAGAGACCGAGAAGGGTCGGTGGAGAGAATGAGAAGCAGACAAGAGTAGAGAGGTATGGTCAGAGGAAGTGGGAGAGCGACAAACAGAGACCGAGACGGTCGGTGGAGAAAATGAGAAGCAGACGAGTAGAGAGGTATGGACAGAGGAAGTGGGAGAGCGACAAACAGAGACCGAGAAGGGTCGGTGGAGAGAATGAGAAGCAGACGAGTAGAGAGGTATGGACAGAGGAAGTGGGAGAGCGACAAACAGAGACCGAGAAGGGTCAGTGGAGAGAATGA